Genomic window (Polaromonas sp. JS666):
TGCACCTCGGCGTCGTCCGGGTACATCAGCGGGATCTCCTGCTTGAACATCAGCGTGCAGCTGGGCACGGCGCTCAAAATGGCAAAGCCATCGCGGGCGTATCTGGCCAGCACCGGGATGTTGGCTTCCTTGCTGGTGTTCACCGAGTCCAGGTCGCCCAGCTCCAGCTTGGGCATGCCGCAGCACCTTTCCTTTTCCACCAGCACGTAGGGCACTTCGTTGTGGTCCAGTACCTTGAGCAGGTCGTGGCCAATGCCCGGCTCGTTGTAGTTGACGTAGCAGGTCGAAAAAATCACGACCTTGCCCGGTGTCTTGGCGCCGTCTTTTACCGGATGCGGCGGTGACTCCAGCGCACCCGAACGGAATTTTTGCGTGGCCAGCTCGGGCAGCCAGGCGTTTTTGTCGACGCCCAGCACCTTTTCCATCACGGCGCGCGCCGGCCTGGTCTTGTTGACCGCGTTGGCCACCTGCACCACGATGGGAATGCCGGCAAATTGGCCATGCACATCGGTGGAGGCCAGAAACCGCTCACCCGCGCCGACATCACCCTTCTTGAATTTGATGGCCTTGGCGCGCAGCATGGTGTGCGGAAAATCCACGTTCCACTCGTGCGGCGGTACATAGGGACACTTGGTCATGTAGCACAGGTCACACATGTAGCACTGGTCCACCACCTTCCGGTAGTCCTTCTTGTCGACCCCATCGATCTCGCCCGTTTTGCTTTCATCGATCAGGTCAAACAGCGTGGGAAACGTGCCGCACAGGCTGACGCAGCGCCGGCAGCCGTGGCAGATATCGAAGATGCGCTCCAGCTCATGGAGGGTCGCTTCCTCGTTGTAGAACTCCGGATTTTTCCAGTCGAGTGGGTGACGGGTGGGGGCTTGCAGATTGCCTTCTGTGGCCATGGCACTGTCTCTCGTTTTGAGGGTGAAGGTTTAAGAAACGGCTCTGCGGCACTGGGGCTTTCGCGGCAGAACTCTTTCTTAAACTCGCTACCCCGGGGATAGCGAGCAGCAGGCATGGGACGGGACGCCGTCGCCCGGGTGTGCTACCCGAGACGACGCCGCCTTGCAGCCGTTCCAGCGCCGGCAGGGCCGGCGCGCTGGTCAGTCCACCAGCTCGGCCAGGGCCTTGGTGTAGCGGTTCGCATGCGAACGCTCGGCCTTGGCCAGGGTTTCAAACCAGTCCGCTACTTCGTCGTGACCTTCGTCGCGCGCGGTTTTGGCCATGCCCGGATACATGTCGGTGTACTCGTGGGTTTCGCCTGCTATGGCAGATTTGAGGTTGTCGCGGGTGGCGCCGAAGGGCATGCCGGTGGCGGGGTCGCCGCACTGTTCCAGCCATTCCAGGTGGCCGTGGGCGTGGCCGGTTTCACCTTCTGCAGTCGAGCGGAACAGTGCTGACACATCGTTCTGGCCTTCGACGTCGGCCTTGTTTGCGAAATACAGATAGCGGCGGTTGGCCTGTGATTCGCCGGCAAACGCGGCTTTCAGGTTCTCTTCCGTCCTGGAGCCTTTAAGAGCAGCCATGGAAATCTCCTTCGTGGGTTGATGAATACCTTGCTTGGGGCCTCGGGCAAAGCCAGCCGAAGACGGTTCCACCTTAGCGCTGTTGGCGTGACGCGTCCAGTTGCCGCAATCAATGAGTGAAATTGAAAATAACTATCGATCAATCTAAGTTGATAACCATCATCAATTTCCAGGAATCCTAGCAGGATCTGAGGGCGGCGGCCCAAAGTCGCCGTTTGGCGGGTATTTTTTATTACGTTATAGTAAATCAATTACGGATAGTTAAATTTTTATCGCCGCCGGCTTCCGGCGCCGCACCATGGAGACTGCACATGACTTCGCTCGCCACAGGGTTCCCTTCAGGTCCGTCAGATATTTCCGGCACCCGCCTCGCCGCACCGGAAATGCCGGCCGCCGCCCCGATCCGGCAGTTGCACCACTACGCTTACCGTGCCAAAGATGCCGAGGAAACCCGGCATTTTTACGAGGACATCCTGGGCCTGCCGCTCTACCACATCATCCAGAGCGACTACGTGCCCAGCACCGGCGAATACTGCCCCTACACCCACTTTTTCTTTCGCCTGCAGGATGGCTCCTGCATCGCGTTTTTTGACCTGGGCAACGATGAAGCCGCCCTGCCCTCACCGAATACGCCGCTGTGGGTCAACCACATTTCGTTTCGCGTTGATTCGGTCGCCGACCTGGAAGCCACAAAAACACGGCTGCAGGCCAATGGCATTGACGTGATCGGCGTGACGGATCACCATATCTTCCAGAGCATCTATTTTTTTGATCCCAACGGCGTGCGGCTCGAACTGACAGCCCAGCAGGCCGACGAATCTGTAATGAACGAGGAGAGCAAAACCGCCCACGCCCGGCTGGCGGAGTGGACGGCCCGCAAGGAGCAGTGGCGCAAGGACCGCGCAGCCGGCAAGGCCGGCAGTGCCCTGAAACCACAGCGCAACGACCGGCCCGAAGTTGCCGCCAGAGCGATGGCGCGGCCATAGAAGGCGGCCAGGGATTGCAGCAGGAAATCGTGTTGGTAAATGCAGGCAGGAGGGACATCACCCATGCAAGAAGAACATCCGGACTACGCTGAAGCCGCCTTCACCAACGGCTATGAATTCACGCAGGGCACGGGCTACCACCTGCCCGAATACCCATTTATCGCACCGCCCGAACTCACCTCGGGCGAGGTCAGGCGTCACCCGATTGTCATTGTGGGCGGTGGCATCACCGGCCTGACGCTGACCTGCCTGCTGGCGCATTACGGTGTGCCGGTGATACTGCTCGACGAAGACAACACGGTGGGCGTCAAGGGGGCTTCGTCCCGCGGCATTTGCTACGCGCAAAAGACACTCGAAATCTTCAAACGCCTGGGCATTTACGGGCGCATTGCCGCCAGGGGCGTGCAGTGGAGCGTGGGACGCACCTTTGCCGGCGACGACGAGGTCTACAGCTTCGACCTGCGCCAGCAGCAAACCCTCTCCCTGAGCAAAGAACCTCCCTTCATCAACATCCAGCAGTTCTATGTGGAAGGTTTTCTGGTCGAACG
Coding sequences:
- a CDS encoding (Fe-S)-binding protein → MATEGNLQAPTRHPLDWKNPEFYNEEATLHELERIFDICHGCRRCVSLCGTFPTLFDLIDESKTGEIDGVDKKDYRKVVDQCYMCDLCYMTKCPYVPPHEWNVDFPHTMLRAKAIKFKKGDVGAGERFLASTDVHGQFAGIPIVVQVANAVNKTRPARAVMEKVLGVDKNAWLPELATQKFRSGALESPPHPVKDGAKTPGKVVIFSTCYVNYNEPGIGHDLLKVLDHNEVPYVLVEKERCCGMPKLELGDLDSVNTSKEANIPVLARYARDGFAILSAVPSCTLMFKQEIPLMYPDDAEVQLVKEHMWDPFEYLMARKRDGLLKTEFSTPLGKISYQIPCHGRVQNIGKKTEEMLKMVPGTSVHTHERCSGHAGTFGVKVPYHQQAMKIGKPLFKAMANHKDGGLPDVISSDCPLGGHHIAQGFDVNNLGAPPQKHPLTLIRMAYGLK
- a CDS encoding rubrerythrin family protein, with translation MAALKGSRTEENLKAAFAGESQANRRYLYFANKADVEGQNDVSALFRSTAEGETGHAHGHLEWLEQCGDPATGMPFGATRDNLKSAIAGETHEYTDMYPGMAKTARDEGHDEVADWFETLAKAERSHANRYTKALAELVD
- a CDS encoding VOC family protein encodes the protein MPAAAPIRQLHHYAYRAKDAEETRHFYEDILGLPLYHIIQSDYVPSTGEYCPYTHFFFRLQDGSCIAFFDLGNDEAALPSPNTPLWVNHISFRVDSVADLEATKTRLQANGIDVIGVTDHHIFQSIYFFDPNGVRLELTAQQADESVMNEESKTAHARLAEWTARKEQWRKDRAAGKAGSALKPQRNDRPEVAARAMARP